From Streptomyces sp. GSL17-111, one genomic window encodes:
- a CDS encoding single-stranded DNA-binding protein, with translation MAGETVITVVGNLVDDPELRFTPSGAAVAKFRVASTPRTFDRQTNEWKDGDSLFLTCSVWRQAAENVAESLTRGTRVIVQGRLKQRSYEDREGIKRTVYELDVDEVGASLRNATAKVTKTSGRGGGQQGGGGWNSGPGGQQGGGGAPAGDPWATGAPAGGQQGGGGNSGWGGGSGGGYSDEPPF, from the coding sequence ATGGCAGGCGAGACCGTCATCACGGTCGTCGGCAATCTTGTCGACGACCCCGAGCTGCGCTTCACCCCTTCCGGTGCGGCGGTCGCGAAGTTCCGCGTCGCGTCCACGCCCCGCACCTTCGACCGGCAGACGAACGAGTGGAAGGACGGCGACAGCCTGTTCCTGACCTGCTCGGTCTGGCGGCAGGCGGCGGAGAACGTCGCCGAGTCCCTGACCCGGGGTACCCGGGTCATCGTGCAGGGCCGCCTCAAGCAGCGGTCGTACGAGGACCGTGAAGGGATCAAGCGCACGGTCTACGAGCTGGACGTCGACGAGGTCGGCGCCAGCCTGCGCAACGCGACCGCGAAGGTCACCAAGACCAGCGGGCGCGGCGGCGGTCAGCAGGGCGGCGGCGGCTGGAACAGCGGTCCCGGCGGCCAGCAGGGCGGGGGCGGTGCCCCCGCCGGCGACCCGTGGGCGACCGGTGCTCCGGCCGGCGGCCAGCAGGGCGGCGGTGGCAACAGCGGCTGGGGCGGCGGCTCCGGCGGCGGCTACTCGGACGAGCCCCCGTTCTGA
- a CDS encoding alanine racemase, whose translation MALSLYVNTSSWRAHQQTVLEQFPGIVPVCKGNGYGFGHQRLAEEVTRFGSDILAVGTTYEAARMKDWFSGDLLVLTPFRRSEEPVPLPDRVIRSVSSVDGVGALVGARVVIEVMSSMKRHGVQEEDLGKLRASIEDVRLEGFAIHLPLDRADGSDAVEEVIGWMDRLRAARLPLDTMFVSHLRADEFQRLQQQFPQTRFRARIGTRLWLGDHATTQYKGAVLDVTQVARGDRFGYRQQRAPGDGWLVVVAGGTSHGVGLEAPKALQGMTSRAKGVARAGLATVNRNLSPFVWDGKQRWFAEPPHMQVSILFVPAEAREPHVGDELEAHLRHTTTTFDRLVER comes from the coding sequence ATGGCGCTCTCCCTTTACGTCAACACGTCCAGCTGGCGAGCGCACCAGCAGACGGTGCTGGAGCAGTTCCCCGGCATCGTCCCCGTCTGCAAGGGCAACGGCTACGGCTTCGGTCACCAGCGGCTCGCCGAGGAGGTCACGCGCTTCGGCTCGGACATCCTGGCCGTGGGCACGACCTACGAGGCGGCCCGCATGAAGGACTGGTTCAGCGGGGACCTGCTGGTGCTGACCCCGTTCCGCCGCAGCGAGGAGCCGGTGCCGCTGCCCGACCGGGTCATCCGGTCCGTCTCCTCGGTGGACGGTGTCGGTGCGCTCGTCGGTGCGCGGGTCGTCATCGAGGTGATGAGCTCGATGAAGCGGCACGGCGTCCAGGAGGAGGACCTCGGCAAGCTCCGGGCCTCGATCGAGGACGTGCGGCTGGAGGGCTTCGCGATCCATCTGCCCCTGGACCGCGCCGACGGTTCGGACGCCGTGGAGGAGGTCATCGGCTGGATGGACCGGCTGCGGGCCGCGCGGCTTCCGCTGGACACGATGTTCGTCAGCCATCTGCGGGCCGACGAGTTCCAGCGGCTCCAGCAGCAGTTCCCCCAGACCCGCTTCCGCGCGCGCATCGGTACGCGGCTGTGGCTGGGGGACCACGCGACCACGCAGTACAAGGGCGCCGTCCTGGACGTCACACAGGTCGCGCGCGGCGACCGGTTCGGCTACCGGCAGCAGAGGGCCCCGGGGGACGGCTGGCTGGTCGTCGTCGCGGGTGGTACCTCCCACGGGGTGGGCCTGGAAGCGCCGAAGGCGTTGCAGGGCATGACCTCACGGGCCAAGGGCGTCGCGCGGGCGGGGCTGGCGACGGTGAACCGCAACCTGTCGCCCTTCGTCTGGGACGGCAAGCAGCGGTGGTTCGCCGAGCCGCCGCACATGCAGGTCTCGATCCTGTTCGTGCCGGCGGAGGCGCGCGAACCGCACGTGGGCGACGAGCTGGAGGCCCACCTGCGGCACACGACGACGACGTTCGACCGGCTCGTGGAGCGCTGA
- the rpsF gene encoding 30S ribosomal protein S6 has product MRHYEVMVILDPDLEERSVAPLIENFLSVVREGKGKVEKVDTWGRRRLSYEINKKPEGIYSVIDLQAEPAVVKELDRQMNLNESVLRTKVLRPSVR; this is encoded by the coding sequence ATGCGTCACTACGAGGTGATGGTGATCCTCGACCCCGATCTCGAGGAGCGCTCTGTCGCCCCCCTGATCGAGAACTTCCTTTCCGTTGTCCGTGAGGGCAAGGGGAAGGTCGAGAAGGTCGACACCTGGGGCCGTCGTCGTCTCTCCTACGAGATCAACAAGAAGCCCGAGGGCATCTACTCGGTCATCGACCTGCAGGCCGAGCCTGCGGTCGTCAAGGAGCTCGACCGCCAGATGAACCTGAACGAGTCGGTCCTCCGGACCAAGGTGCTCCGTCCCTCCGTTCGCTGA
- a CDS encoding PadR family transcriptional regulator, with protein sequence MSRRSGILEFAVLGLLREAPMHGYELRKRLNTSLGVFRAFSYGTLYPCLKTLVQQGWITEEEGGLTEDPRAAALTGRRAKIVYRLTAEGKEHFEELLAQTGPDAWEDEHFGVRFAFFGQTSRDVRMRVLEGRRSRLEERLDKMRASLARTRERLDDYTLELQRHGMESVEREVRWLNELIESERAGRDQREHRQSGDTGDLPRHRGGTRPDSSDDTT encoded by the coding sequence ATGAGCAGGCGTTCCGGCATCCTCGAGTTCGCCGTTCTGGGCCTGCTGCGGGAGGCCCCCATGCACGGGTACGAGCTGCGCAAGCGGCTCAACACCTCGCTGGGCGTCTTCCGCGCCTTCAGCTACGGCACGCTCTATCCCTGCCTCAAGACACTCGTCCAGCAGGGATGGATCACCGAGGAGGAAGGCGGCCTCACGGAGGACCCGCGGGCCGCGGCGCTGACCGGTAGGCGGGCGAAGATCGTCTACCGGCTCACCGCCGAGGGCAAGGAGCACTTCGAGGAGCTGCTCGCCCAGACCGGTCCGGACGCCTGGGAGGACGAGCACTTCGGAGTGCGCTTCGCCTTCTTCGGGCAGACCTCGCGGGACGTGCGCATGCGGGTCCTGGAGGGCCGCCGCAGCCGCCTGGAGGAGCGCCTCGACAAGATGCGCGCCTCACTGGCGCGCACCCGCGAGCGGCTGGACGACTACACCCTCGAGCTGCAACGCCACGGCATGGAGTCCGTGGAGCGCGAAGTCCGCTGGCTCAACGAGCTGATCGAGAGCGAACGTGCGGGGCGCGATCAGCGCGAGCACCGCCAGTCAGGAGACACGGGCGATCTGCCCCGGCATCGGGGCGGTACCCGACCGGATTCGTCCGATGACACCACCTGA
- a CDS encoding transglycosylase domain-containing protein produces the protein MSEHRRKPPQSRGRRAAQPSSSGRRAAAAPSGPTTSTHGVPEQRPHGSRAEARRAAQRGGSRRRAQTATAAGAGVAAAHGRGRAAPVAKKRFIDYPRSGKDGVRRWLPSFKQIAGLCVTGLGLLVGLFIVGYLMVQVPSEANAAAQQQNNVYYWSDNTVLGREGEKNRQNIQFADIPKSMQEAVVAAENETFWTDSGVDPRGIARAVVNMAKGGDTQGGSTITQQFVKNNFLTQDQTLTRKFKELFIAIKADSEMEKEEILQGYLNTAYYGRNAYGLQAAAQAYYGKNAVDLEPDESAFLATVLKGPDLYDPAGGLSEIATPKANTERAKERYAWILDRQLELKMLSKEEYTEYRDFPDPQDPKPVSGDSAQASYMMETAKRYVMAKTGLNRDDFERGGFQIYTTFDKKKTGQLEKAVESAREKHLKPEEREKDRFVQFGAASVKPNDGAIVAIYGGEGVEKGHYNNNADTSGIQVGSTWKPFVLAAAMEHGTYRSDGQGISPKSEYDGDNAIVIENQDGTPYLTDDNEPFQQVNEGDADYGVVTLREAMERSVNTPFVQLGMDVGMEKVRDVASAAGISDHSFDALNPSFALGTSTPSAIRMADAYATFAASGVQTEPYSVTKVVHKGEEQEGFEKPKKEQALDANVANTITDVLKGVIQKPHGTGYKNARELGRPAAGKTGTTDDNKSAWWVGYTPQLSTAVTMFREDPKNPKLLSMKGTGDLDSIHGGDIPTRVWVDFMKPALEGVDVEDFPKPTPIDNVVNGGNVPEPEPEPSEEPSEEPSEEPSEEPSEEPSEEPSEEPSEEPSEDPSCGPLDWGCDDSSGQDPGGQNGGGETDGQTNGQTDGQTDGQTDGQTDGQSGGDSDGGSQGNGGDSGGLFGGPGRPEDE, from the coding sequence ATGAGCGAGCACCGCCGCAAGCCGCCGCAGTCGCGCGGCCGCCGCGCAGCGCAGCCGTCGTCATCCGGGCGTCGTGCTGCGGCTGCCCCCAGCGGTCCCACCACGAGCACACACGGCGTGCCCGAGCAGCGGCCGCACGGCAGCCGCGCCGAAGCGCGCCGCGCCGCGCAGCGGGGCGGGAGCCGGCGGCGCGCGCAGACCGCGACGGCGGCCGGGGCGGGGGTCGCCGCCGCGCACGGGCGGGGGCGCGCGGCACCGGTGGCCAAGAAACGCTTCATCGACTACCCGCGCTCGGGTAAGGACGGCGTCCGACGGTGGCTGCCGTCCTTCAAGCAGATCGCCGGCCTGTGCGTGACGGGCCTCGGGCTTCTCGTCGGCCTCTTCATCGTGGGCTACCTCATGGTCCAGGTGCCGAGCGAGGCGAACGCCGCCGCCCAGCAGCAGAACAACGTCTACTACTGGTCGGACAACACCGTCCTGGGCCGGGAGGGCGAGAAGAACCGGCAGAACATCCAGTTCGCCGACATCCCCAAGTCGATGCAAGAGGCCGTCGTCGCCGCGGAGAACGAGACGTTCTGGACGGACAGCGGTGTGGACCCGAGGGGCATCGCCCGCGCCGTGGTGAACATGGCCAAGGGGGGTGACACCCAGGGCGGCTCGACGATCACGCAGCAGTTCGTGAAGAACAACTTCCTCACGCAGGACCAGACGCTGACGCGCAAGTTCAAGGAACTCTTCATCGCCATCAAGGCGGACTCCGAGATGGAGAAGGAGGAGATCCTCCAGGGGTACCTGAACACCGCCTACTACGGACGCAACGCCTACGGGCTCCAGGCGGCCGCGCAGGCGTACTACGGCAAGAACGCCGTGGACCTCGAACCGGACGAGAGCGCGTTCCTCGCCACCGTCCTCAAGGGGCCGGACCTCTATGACCCGGCCGGCGGACTCAGCGAGATCGCCACCCCGAAGGCCAACACGGAGCGGGCCAAGGAGCGGTACGCCTGGATCCTCGACCGTCAGCTCGAACTGAAGATGCTGTCGAAGGAGGAGTACACCGAGTACCGGGACTTCCCGGATCCGCAGGACCCGAAGCCCGTCTCGGGGGACTCCGCCCAGGCCAGCTACATGATGGAGACCGCCAAGCGGTACGTCATGGCCAAGACCGGTCTCAACCGTGACGACTTCGAACGCGGCGGCTTCCAGATCTACACGACCTTCGACAAGAAGAAGACCGGGCAGCTGGAGAAGGCGGTCGAGTCGGCCCGCGAGAAGCACCTCAAGCCGGAGGAGCGGGAGAAGGACCGGTTCGTCCAGTTCGGCGCGGCCTCCGTGAAGCCGAACGACGGAGCGATCGTGGCCATCTACGGCGGTGAGGGCGTCGAGAAGGGCCACTACAACAACAACGCCGACACCAGCGGCATTCAGGTCGGTTCGACGTGGAAGCCGTTCGTCCTGGCGGCGGCCATGGAACACGGCACCTACCGCAGCGACGGCCAGGGCATCTCGCCGAAGAGCGAGTACGACGGCGACAACGCGATCGTCATCGAGAACCAGGACGGTACGCCGTACCTGACGGACGACAACGAACCCTTCCAGCAGGTGAACGAGGGCGACGCCGACTACGGGGTCGTCACCCTGCGGGAGGCGATGGAGCGCTCGGTCAACACCCCGTTCGTCCAGCTCGGCATGGACGTCGGGATGGAGAAGGTGCGGGACGTGGCCTCCGCCGCCGGCATCAGCGACCACAGCTTCGACGCCCTCAACCCGTCCTTCGCCCTCGGCACCTCCACCCCCTCGGCGATCCGCATGGCCGACGCCTACGCGACGTTCGCGGCGTCCGGCGTGCAGACGGAGCCTTACTCCGTCACCAAGGTGGTCCACAAGGGGGAGGAGCAGGAGGGGTTCGAGAAGCCGAAGAAGGAGCAGGCCCTCGACGCCAACGTCGCCAACACGATCACCGACGTGCTGAAGGGCGTCATCCAGAAGCCGCACGGCACCGGGTACAAGAACGCCCGTGAGCTGGGCCGGCCGGCGGCCGGGAAGACCGGTACCACCGACGACAACAAGTCGGCCTGGTGGGTCGGGTACACCCCGCAGCTGTCCACGGCGGTGACGATGTTCCGCGAGGACCCGAAGAACCCCAAGCTGCTCTCCATGAAGGGCACCGGCGACCTGGACTCCATCCACGGTGGTGACATCCCCACCCGGGTCTGGGTCGACTTCATGAAGCCCGCGCTGGAGGGCGTCGACGTGGAGGACTTCCCGAAGCCGACGCCGATCGACAACGTCGTCAACGGCGGCAACGTGCCCGAGCCCGAGCCGGAGCCGAGCGAGGAGCCCTCGGAGGAGCCCAGCGAGGAGCCGAGCGAGGAGCCCTCGGAGGAGCCCAGCGAGGAGCCGAGCGAGGAGCCCTCGGAGGAGCCCAGCGAGGACCCGTCGTGCGGTCCGCTCGACTGGGGCTGCGACGACTCCTCCGGGCAGGACCCCGGCGGCCAGAACGGCGGCGGGGAGACCGACGGTCAGACGAACGGTCAGACGGACGGTCAGACGGACGGTCAGACGGACGGCCAGACCGACGGGCAGAGCGGCGGCGACTCCGACGGCGGGAGCCAGGGCAACGGTGGTGACAGCGGCGGCCTGTTCGGCGGCCCGGGCCGCCCGGAGGACGAGTAG
- the rpsR gene encoding 30S ribosomal protein S18: MAKPPARKPKKKVCVFCKEKISYVDYKDTNLLRKFISDRGKIRARRVTGNCTQHQRDVATAVKNSREMALLPYTSTAR, translated from the coding sequence ATGGCGAAGCCGCCTGCTCGCAAGCCGAAGAAGAAGGTTTGCGTTTTCTGCAAGGAGAAGATCTCCTACGTCGACTACAAGGACACGAACCTGCTGCGGAAGTTCATTTCCGACCGCGGCAAGATCCGTGCCCGCCGGGTCACCGGCAACTGCACCCAGCACCAGCGCGACGTCGCCACGGCCGTGAAGAACAGCCGTGAGATGGCGCTGCTGCCCTACACGTCGACCGCTCGATAA
- a CDS encoding inositol-3-phosphate synthase: protein MGSVRVAIVGVGNCAASLVQGVEYYKDADPDSRVPGLMHVQFGDYHVRDVEFVAAFDVDAKKVGLDLADAIGASENNTIKICDVPSTGVTVQRGHTYDGLGKYYRETIEESADEPVDMVKALKDAEVDVLVCYLPVGSQTAVEFYAQVAIDAKVAFVNALPVFIAGTKEWADKFTAAGVPIVGDDIKSQVGATITHRVMAKLFEDRGVILDRTMQLNVGGNMDFKNMLERERLESKKISKTQAVTSQIPDRDLGEHNVHIGPSDYVAWLDDRKWAYVRLEGRAFGDVPLNLEYKLEVWDSPNSAGVIIDALRAAKIAKDRGIGGPILSASSYFMKSPPVQYFDDVARENVEKFIRGEDER, encoded by the coding sequence ATGGGTTCGGTTCGCGTAGCCATCGTCGGCGTGGGCAACTGCGCCGCCTCGCTGGTCCAGGGCGTCGAGTACTACAAGGACGCCGACCCGGACAGCCGCGTCCCGGGTCTGATGCACGTCCAGTTCGGCGACTACCACGTCCGGGACGTGGAGTTCGTGGCCGCCTTCGACGTCGACGCCAAGAAGGTCGGCCTCGACCTGGCCGACGCCATCGGCGCCAGCGAGAACAACACCATCAAGATCTGTGACGTGCCCAGCACCGGCGTGACGGTCCAGCGCGGTCACACCTACGACGGTCTCGGCAAGTACTACCGGGAGACCATCGAGGAGTCGGCCGACGAGCCGGTCGACATGGTGAAGGCGCTCAAGGACGCCGAGGTCGACGTCCTCGTCTGCTACCTGCCCGTGGGCTCCCAGACGGCCGTCGAGTTCTACGCGCAGGTGGCCATCGACGCCAAGGTCGCCTTCGTCAACGCCCTCCCGGTGTTCATCGCGGGCACCAAGGAGTGGGCCGACAAGTTCACCGCGGCCGGTGTGCCGATCGTCGGCGACGACATCAAGTCCCAGGTGGGCGCGACGATCACGCACCGCGTGATGGCGAAGCTCTTCGAGGACCGCGGCGTCATCCTGGACCGCACGATGCAGCTCAACGTCGGCGGAAACATGGACTTCAAGAACATGCTCGAGCGCGAGCGCCTGGAGTCCAAGAAGATCTCCAAGACGCAGGCCGTGACGTCGCAGATCCCCGACCGCGACCTCGGTGAGCACAACGTCCACATCGGTCCCTCGGACTACGTGGCGTGGCTCGACGACCGCAAGTGGGCCTACGTCCGACTCGAAGGCCGTGCCTTCGGCGACGTGCCGCTGAACCTGGAGTACAAGCTGGAGGTCTGGGACTCCCCGAACTCCGCGGGAGTCATCATCGACGCGCTGCGCGCCGCGAAGATCGCCAAGGACCGGGGCATCGGCGGCCCGATCCTGTCGGCCTCCTCCTACTTCATGAAGTCCCCGCCGGTGCAGTACTTCGACGACGTGGCCCGGGAGAACGTCGAGAAGTTCATCAGGGGCGAGGACGAGCGCTGA
- a CDS encoding lipid II:glycine glycyltransferase FemX, producing the protein MSLTLRTISREEHLAYIRSLPSASHCQVPAWADVKTEWRAENLGWFDERTGAQVGAGLVLYRQLPKVKRYLAYLPEGPVINWYSPHLEDWLKPMLAHLKSQGAFSVKMGPPVVIRRWDAVAIKKGIQDPDVKRLRDVEATFIEPRAFEVADKLRRMGWQQGEDGGAGFGDVQPRYVFQVPLEQRSLEDVHKGFNQLWRRNIKKAEKAGVEVVQGGFDDLPQWQRLYEVTAERDRFRPRPLSYFQQMWKALNNEDPNRMRLYFAVHEGEPVAAATMLVVGGHVWYSYGASANHKREVRPSNAMQWRMLQDAYALGASVYDLRGISDSLDDSDHLFGLIQFKVGTGGEAAEYLGEWDFPLNKLLHKALDIYMSRR; encoded by the coding sequence ATGAGCCTGACCCTGAGGACCATCAGCCGCGAAGAGCATCTGGCGTACATCCGGAGCCTGCCGTCGGCCAGCCACTGTCAGGTCCCGGCGTGGGCGGACGTGAAGACCGAGTGGCGCGCGGAGAACCTGGGCTGGTTCGACGAGCGCACGGGCGCGCAGGTCGGTGCCGGGCTGGTGCTCTACCGGCAGTTGCCGAAGGTCAAGCGCTATCTCGCGTACCTGCCGGAAGGGCCGGTGATCAACTGGTACTCGCCCCATCTGGAGGACTGGCTCAAGCCCATGCTGGCGCACCTCAAGAGCCAGGGCGCGTTCTCGGTGAAGATGGGCCCGCCGGTGGTGATCCGCCGTTGGGACGCGGTCGCGATCAAGAAGGGCATCCAGGATCCCGACGTGAAGCGCCTGCGCGACGTCGAGGCGACCTTCATCGAGCCGCGCGCCTTCGAGGTGGCCGACAAACTGCGCCGGATGGGCTGGCAGCAGGGTGAGGACGGTGGCGCCGGCTTCGGCGACGTCCAGCCGCGCTACGTCTTCCAGGTCCCGCTGGAACAGCGCAGCCTGGAGGACGTTCACAAGGGCTTCAACCAGCTGTGGCGGCGGAACATCAAGAAGGCCGAGAAGGCCGGCGTGGAGGTCGTCCAGGGCGGCTTCGACGACCTTCCGCAGTGGCAGAGGCTCTACGAGGTGACGGCCGAGCGCGACCGCTTCCGGCCCCGCCCGCTGAGCTACTTCCAGCAGATGTGGAAGGCGCTCAACAACGAGGACCCCAACCGGATGCGGCTGTACTTCGCCGTGCACGAGGGCGAGCCGGTCGCGGCCGCGACGATGCTCGTCGTCGGTGGGCACGTCTGGTACTCCTACGGCGCCTCCGCCAACCACAAGCGTGAGGTGCGCCCGTCCAACGCCATGCAGTGGCGCATGTTGCAGGACGCCTACGCGCTCGGCGCGAGTGTCTACGACCTGCGGGGCATCTCGGACTCGCTCGATGACAGCGACCACCTCTTCGGGCTGATCCAGTTCAAGGTCGGTACCGGCGGGGAGGCCGCGGAGTACCTCGGCGAATGGGACTTCCCGCTCAACAAGCTGTTGCACAAGGCGCTCGACATCTACATGTCGCGTCGCTGA